One stretch of Pomacea canaliculata isolate SZHN2017 linkage group LG1, ASM307304v1, whole genome shotgun sequence DNA includes these proteins:
- the LOC112577242 gene encoding melatonin receptor type 1B-like encodes MASCMTETGTDNQSSLSPELCVSTVSVPITETHLPSNLPPLIETDPLVAYLYIAIMCTALMIGSFGNVLILLVMTLVRGTQRTGKAFVINLALADLCVAAIADPMCVTAVIKGEAWFNDKVWLCEAVASMCLTACFCAFLSLTLATLNRFVFICHNNWYERLFTKFTCVAACVGSWVVAFFFEFPNFLGWGGHYFDKKNHQCIWNRTNSFSYTLLVSAGLIGGPLTFMLLSHILIFRRIYRTKMSLYVFEEKDPTNKRKLWQEILRTSRMLLGIFCVFVVCWTPYSVVIVLDFSQRLSVEAHLFVTMLAHMHSSSNCLVYFIINPSFRKGVFRILGLSKCVTSGDISSTTYTESRGGDITKISDSKSVLRTTVSASSSSSSQ; translated from the exons ACTGGTACAGACAACCAGTCATCTCTGTCCCCGGAACTATGTGTCTCCACGGTTTCTGTTCCCATCACCGAGACACATCTGCCGTCCAACCTGCCTCCGCTGATTGAGACAGACCCGCTAGTGGCCTACCTGTACATCGCCATCATGTGTACAGCTCTCATG ATCGGTTCCTTTGGCAACGTGCTGATCCTCCTGGTGATGACGTTGGTCCGAGGCACCCAGCGCACAGGAAAGGCCTTTGTCATCAACCTTGCCCTCGCTGACCTTTGTGTGGCCGCCATAGCTGACCCCATGTGCGTAACAG CTGTGATCAAAGGCGAGGCCTGGTTCAACGACAAGGTGTGGCTGTGTGAGGCCGTGGCCTCCATGTGTCTCACCGCCTGCTTCTGCGCCTTCTTGTCCCTGACCCTGGCCACCCTCAACCGCTTCGTCTTCATCTGCCACAACAACTGGTACGAACGCCTCTTCACGAAATTCACCTGCGTGGCGGCCTGCGTCGGCAGTTGGGTCGTTGCATTCTTCTTCGAGTTCCCCAACTTCCTGGGATGGGGTGGCCACTACTTTGACAAGAAAAACCATCAGTGCATCTGGAACCGCACCAATTCTTTCTCCTACACGCTGCTCGTGTCCGCAGGTCTGATTGGCGGCCCGCTGACCTTCATGCTGCTCTCTCACATCCTCATCTTTCGACGCATTTACAG AACCAAGATGAGCCTGTACGTGTTTGAGGAAAAGGATCCGACCAACAAGCGGAAGTTGTGGCAAGAGATCCTCCGCACCTCACGCATGCTCCTCGGCATCTTCTGCGTCTTCGTCGTCTGCTGGACGCCCTACTCCGTGGTCATCGTGCTGGACTTCTCCCAACGGTTGTCGGTGGAGGCTCACCTGTTCGTCACAATGCTGGCCCACATGCACAGCTCCAGCAACTGCCTCGTCTACTTCATCATCAACCCGTCCTTCCGCAAAGGCGTCTTCCGCATCCTGGGCTTGTCCAAATGCGTCACTTCCGGCGACATCTCGAGCACCACCTACACCGAGTCCCGTGGAGGCGACATTACAAAGATCTCTGATTCCAAGAGTGTCCTCCGTACTACAGTCAGCGccagcagtagcagtagtagtcAGTAG